In Actinomyces radicidentis, one genomic interval encodes:
- the secG gene encoding preprotein translocase subunit SecG, which produces MGVLTIILKVLLVLTSIFLILSILLHKGKGGGLSDMFGGGVSSSAGSSGVAERNLDRITVAFAITWAVTIVGLGLIAKFA; this is translated from the coding sequence GTGGGCGTCCTCACGATCATCCTCAAGGTGCTCCTCGTCCTCACGAGCATCTTCCTCATCCTGTCGATCCTCCTGCACAAGGGCAAGGGAGGCGGCCTGTCCGACATGTTCGGGGGCGGCGTCTCCTCCTCGGCCGGCTCCTCCGGCGTCGCCGAGCGCAACCTCGACCGCATCACCGTCGCCTTCGCCATCACCTGGGCCGTCACGATCGTCGGCCTGGGCCTCATCGCCAAGTTCGCGTGA
- the tpiA gene encoding triose-phosphate isomerase — protein sequence MSNRIPLMAGNWKMNLDHLEANHLVQGLAMALKDADHDYAKCEVLVIPPFTDIRTVQTIVDADDLDIKYGAQDVSVHDNGAYTGEISTEMLTKLGCTYVVMGHSERREYHNESDELVGEKARKVLDAGMTPILCCGEDLEIRKAGTHVDFVLGQIRAALKGWSAEDVAKIVIAYEPIWAIGTGETATAEDAQEVCGAIREALRADYGDATADATRVLYGGSAKPGNVKELMAQADVDGALIGGASLKADSFAEMANFYA from the coding sequence ATGTCGAACCGCATCCCGCTCATGGCGGGCAACTGGAAGATGAACCTCGACCACCTCGAGGCCAACCACCTCGTCCAGGGCCTCGCGATGGCCCTCAAGGACGCCGACCACGACTACGCCAAGTGCGAGGTCCTCGTCATCCCGCCGTTCACCGACATCCGCACCGTCCAGACGATCGTCGACGCCGACGACCTCGACATCAAGTACGGCGCCCAGGACGTCTCCGTGCACGACAACGGCGCCTACACCGGCGAGATCTCCACCGAGATGCTCACCAAGCTCGGCTGCACCTACGTCGTCATGGGCCACTCCGAGCGCCGCGAGTACCACAACGAGTCCGACGAGCTCGTCGGCGAGAAGGCCCGCAAGGTCCTCGACGCCGGCATGACCCCGATCCTCTGCTGCGGCGAGGACCTCGAGATCCGCAAGGCGGGCACCCACGTCGACTTCGTGCTCGGCCAGATCCGCGCCGCCCTCAAGGGCTGGAGCGCCGAGGACGTCGCCAAGATCGTCATCGCCTACGAGCCCATCTGGGCCATCGGCACCGGCGAGACCGCCACCGCCGAGGACGCACAGGAGGTCTGCGGCGCGATCCGCGAGGCCCTCCGCGCCGACTACGGCGACGCCACCGCCGACGCCACCCGTGTCCTCTACGGCGGCTCCGCCAAGCCCGGCAACGTCAAGGAGCTCATGGCCCAGGCCGACGTCGACGGCGCCCTCATCGGCGGTGCCTCGCTCAAGGCCGACTCCTTCGCCGAGATGGCCAACTTCTACGCCTGA
- a CDS encoding phosphoglycerate kinase: MKTIESLGDLKGKRVLVRSDFNVPLDAEKNITDDGRIQAALPTLKKLIGAGAKIIIVAHLGRPKGQVNPDYSLAPVAERLAEVTGVKVTLAEDTVGESAKKAVSELADGEIVLLENVRFNAAETSKDDAERAAFAKELASLADVFVSDGFGVVHRKQASVYDVAQILPAAAGLLVGKEIESLSKAVNDPERPYTVVLGGSKVSDKLGVIANLLGKADRLLIGGGMAFTFLAAQGYEVGTSLLEKDQIDTVKGYLETAKEKGVELLVPVDVVVAPEFKADAPATTVDADAIPADQMGLDVGPKTQKLYADAIASSKTVVWNGPMGVFEFPAFAAGTKAVAQAISDSEAFSVIGGGDSAAAVRTLGFDESTFSHISTGGGASLELLEGKTLPGIAVLAD, from the coding sequence ATGAAGACCATCGAGTCCCTGGGCGACCTCAAGGGCAAGCGCGTCCTGGTCCGCTCCGACTTCAACGTCCCGCTCGACGCCGAGAAGAACATCACCGACGACGGCCGCATCCAGGCCGCCCTCCCGACGCTGAAGAAGCTCATCGGCGCCGGCGCCAAGATCATCATCGTCGCGCACTTGGGCCGTCCCAAGGGCCAGGTCAACCCCGACTACTCGCTGGCCCCCGTCGCCGAGCGCCTCGCCGAGGTCACCGGCGTGAAGGTCACCCTCGCCGAGGACACCGTCGGCGAGTCCGCCAAGAAGGCCGTCTCCGAGCTCGCCGACGGCGAGATCGTCCTCCTCGAGAACGTCCGCTTCAACGCCGCCGAGACCAGCAAGGACGACGCCGAGCGCGCCGCCTTCGCCAAGGAGCTCGCCTCCCTCGCCGACGTCTTCGTCTCCGACGGCTTCGGCGTCGTCCACCGCAAGCAGGCCTCCGTCTACGACGTCGCGCAGATCCTGCCCGCCGCCGCCGGCCTCCTCGTCGGCAAGGAGATCGAGTCCCTCTCCAAGGCCGTCAACGACCCCGAGCGCCCCTACACCGTCGTCCTCGGGGGCTCCAAGGTCTCCGACAAGCTCGGCGTCATCGCCAACCTCCTCGGCAAGGCCGACCGCCTCCTCATCGGCGGCGGCATGGCCTTCACCTTCCTCGCCGCCCAGGGCTACGAGGTCGGCACCTCCCTCCTCGAGAAGGACCAGATCGACACGGTCAAGGGCTACCTGGAGACCGCGAAGGAGAAGGGCGTCGAGCTCCTCGTCCCCGTCGACGTCGTCGTCGCCCCCGAGTTCAAGGCCGACGCCCCCGCCACCACGGTGGACGCGGACGCCATCCCGGCCGACCAGATGGGCCTCGACGTCGGCCCGAAGACGCAGAAGCTCTACGCGGACGCCATCGCCTCCTCCAAGACCGTCGTCTGGAACGGCCCCATGGGCGTCTTCGAGTTCCCCGCCTTCGCCGCCGGCACCAAGGCCGTCGCCCAGGCGATCTCCGACTCCGAGGCCTTCAGCGTCATCGGCGGCGGCGACTCCGCCGCGGCCGTGCGCACGCTCGGCTTCGACGAGTCCACCTTCTCCCACATCTCCACCGGTGGCGGCGCCTCCCTCGAGCTCCTCGAGGGCAAGACCCTCCCGGGCATCGCCGTCCTCGCCGACTGA
- the gap gene encoding type I glyceraldehyde-3-phosphate dehydrogenase → MTTRVGINGFGRIGRNFFRAARKQGADFEIVAVNDLTDIKTLAHLLKFDSITGRLDAEVSYDEENIIVDGKKVRVLAEREPGNLPWGDLDVDIVVESTGFFTDATKAKAHIDAGAKKVVISAPAKNEDATFVMGVNDKDYDPAKHNIISNASCTTNCLAPFAKVLQDNFGIKSGLMVTVHAYTGDQRIHDAPHKDLRRARAAALNIVPTSTGAARAVSLVLPELKGKLDGYAMRVPVPTGSVVDLTFIPEKPATVEEINAAMKAAAEGELEGVLEYSEEDLVSTDIVGDPHTSIFDSKLTKITGDQVKVVSWYDNEWGYSNSLVRLTALVGSKLA, encoded by the coding sequence GTGACCACCCGCGTTGGTATCAACGGCTTCGGCCGCATCGGCCGCAACTTCTTCCGCGCCGCCCGCAAGCAGGGCGCGGACTTCGAGATCGTCGCCGTCAACGACCTGACCGACATCAAGACCCTCGCCCACCTCCTCAAGTTCGACTCCATCACGGGCCGCCTTGACGCCGAGGTCTCCTACGACGAGGAGAACATCATCGTCGACGGCAAGAAGGTCCGCGTCCTCGCCGAGCGCGAGCCGGGCAACCTCCCCTGGGGCGACCTCGACGTCGACATCGTCGTCGAGTCCACCGGCTTCTTCACCGACGCCACCAAGGCCAAGGCCCACATCGACGCCGGCGCCAAGAAGGTCGTCATCTCCGCCCCCGCGAAGAACGAGGACGCCACCTTCGTCATGGGCGTCAACGACAAGGACTACGACCCGGCCAAGCACAACATCATCTCGAACGCCTCCTGCACCACGAACTGCCTCGCGCCGTTCGCCAAGGTCCTGCAGGACAACTTCGGCATCAAGTCCGGTCTCATGGTGACGGTCCACGCCTACACCGGCGACCAGCGCATCCACGACGCCCCGCACAAGGACCTCCGTCGCGCCCGCGCCGCGGCCCTCAACATCGTCCCGACCTCCACCGGCGCCGCCCGCGCCGTGTCCCTGGTCCTCCCCGAGCTCAAGGGCAAGCTCGACGGCTACGCCATGCGCGTCCCGGTCCCGACCGGCTCCGTCGTCGACCTCACCTTCATCCCGGAGAAGCCGGCCACGGTCGAGGAGATCAACGCCGCCATGAAGGCCGCCGCTGAGGGCGAGCTCGAGGGCGTCCTGGAGTACTCCGAGGAGGACCTCGTCTCCACCGACATCGTCGGCGACCCCCACACCTCGATCTTCGACTCCAAGCTCACCAAGATCACCGGTGACCAGGTCAAGGTCGTCTCCTGGTACGACAACGAGTGGGGCTACTCCAACTCCCTCGTCCGCCTCACCGCGCTCGTCGGCTCCAAGCTGGCCTGA
- the whiA gene encoding DNA-binding protein WhiA, whose protein sequence is MSLTVTVKDELARVSTENAAQRRAEVATMLRFAGGLHIVSGRIVVEAELDHGGAVRRLHRELKDLYGMEPEVMVVQGGSLHRGNRYVLRVGDRGQDLARLVGLVDGRGRPVRGMPVSVVQGGRNVAASAWRGAFLARGSLTEPGRSSSLEVTCPGSEAALALVGRARTFDITAKAREVRGADRVVVRDGEAIGVLLERMGATEAQKLWGERRSRRESRGTANRLANFDDANLRRSARAAVASGARVERAFEILGGEVPEHLVQAGRLRIEHKQASLEELGQLSDPQLTKDAVAGRIRRLLAMADKKAHETGVPDTESVLTQDMLDL, encoded by the coding sequence ATGTCGCTGACGGTCACCGTCAAGGACGAGCTCGCGCGCGTGAGCACCGAGAACGCGGCCCAGCGCCGCGCGGAGGTCGCGACGATGCTGCGCTTCGCCGGGGGCCTCCACATCGTCTCCGGGCGCATCGTCGTCGAGGCCGAGCTCGACCACGGCGGCGCCGTCCGGCGCCTGCACCGCGAGCTCAAAGACCTCTACGGGATGGAGCCCGAGGTCATGGTCGTCCAGGGCGGTTCCCTGCACCGCGGCAACCGCTACGTCCTGCGCGTGGGCGACCGCGGCCAGGACCTCGCGCGTCTCGTCGGCCTCGTCGACGGGCGCGGGCGCCCCGTGCGCGGCATGCCGGTCTCCGTCGTCCAGGGCGGCCGCAACGTGGCCGCCTCCGCCTGGCGCGGTGCCTTTCTCGCGCGCGGCTCCCTCACCGAGCCCGGACGCTCCTCCTCCCTCGAGGTCACCTGCCCCGGCTCCGAGGCGGCCCTCGCCCTCGTCGGCCGCGCGCGCACCTTCGACATCACCGCCAAGGCACGGGAGGTCCGCGGTGCCGACCGCGTCGTCGTGCGCGACGGCGAGGCCATCGGCGTCCTCCTCGAGAGGATGGGCGCCACCGAGGCCCAGAAGCTCTGGGGCGAGCGCCGCTCGCGCCGTGAGTCCCGCGGCACCGCGAACCGCCTCGCCAACTTCGACGACGCCAACCTGCGCCGCTCGGCGCGCGCCGCGGTGGCGTCGGGGGCGCGCGTCGAGCGCGCCTTCGAGATCCTCGGCGGCGAGGTCCCCGAGCACCTCGTCCAGGCGGGCCGGCTGCGCATCGAGCACAAGCAGGCGAGCCTCGAGGAGCTCGGCCAGCTCTCCGACCCCCAGCTCACCAAGGACGCCGTCGCCGGCCGCATCCGCCGGCTCCTGGCGATGGCGGACAAGAAGGCGCACGAGACGGGCGTCCCGGACACCGAGTCCGTCCTCACCCAGGACATGCTCGACCTCTGA
- a CDS encoding gluconeogenesis factor YvcK family protein → MTAPRATTLDASGWPRRGEEGPAVVALGGGHGLAASLQALRHVTHRITAVVTVADDGGSSGRLRREFDCLPPGDLRMALAALTDDSEWGLTWRDVLQHRFDGEGELDNHALGNLLILALWQLLGDEVEGLDWVGRLLSIHGRVLPMSAEPLVIEADIVDGDGRERVTGQVAVAMTHGRMENVGIVPAEADAHPEALRAIDDADWVVLGPGSWYTSVLPHLILPSMQRALVSTSARKAVVLNLDRQDGETDGMTAADHLRVLREYAPDLRLDVVIADPSTVEDVDDLEAVAASMGAVVLLRQVRTGDGLCHHDPLRLAAAFRDALEGVVGDVDEDAPADARP, encoded by the coding sequence ATGACCGCACCCCGAGCGACGACGCTCGACGCCTCCGGCTGGCCCCGCCGCGGAGAGGAGGGCCCCGCCGTCGTGGCCCTCGGCGGCGGGCACGGCCTCGCCGCCAGCCTCCAGGCCCTGCGCCACGTCACCCACCGCATCACCGCCGTCGTCACCGTCGCCGACGACGGCGGCTCCTCCGGCCGTCTGCGCCGCGAGTTCGACTGCCTCCCGCCCGGCGACCTGCGCATGGCGCTCGCCGCCCTCACGGACGACTCCGAGTGGGGCCTCACCTGGCGCGACGTGCTCCAGCACCGCTTCGACGGCGAGGGCGAGCTCGACAACCACGCCCTCGGCAACCTGCTCATCCTCGCCCTGTGGCAGCTCCTCGGCGACGAGGTCGAGGGCCTGGACTGGGTGGGCCGTCTCCTGTCCATCCACGGCCGCGTCCTGCCCATGAGCGCCGAGCCCCTCGTCATCGAGGCCGACATCGTCGACGGCGACGGACGCGAGCGCGTCACCGGGCAGGTGGCCGTCGCCATGACCCACGGGCGCATGGAGAACGTCGGGATCGTCCCCGCCGAGGCCGACGCCCACCCCGAGGCGCTGCGCGCCATCGACGACGCCGACTGGGTCGTCCTCGGCCCCGGCTCCTGGTACACCTCGGTGCTGCCCCACCTCATCCTCCCGTCCATGCAGCGGGCCCTCGTCTCCACGAGCGCCCGGAAGGCCGTCGTCCTCAACCTGGACCGGCAGGACGGCGAGACCGACGGCATGACGGCCGCCGACCACCTGCGCGTGCTGCGCGAGTACGCCCCCGACCTGCGCCTCGACGTCGTCATCGCCGACCCGTCCACGGTCGAGGACGTCGACGACCTCGAGGCCGTCGCCGCCTCGATGGGCGCGGTCGTCCTCCTGCGGCAGGTGCGCACGGGGGACGGGCTGTGCCACCATGACCCGTTGCGACTCGCCGCCGCCTTCCGCGACGCCCTCGAGGGCGTCGTCGGGGACGTGGACGAGGACGCCCCCGCGGACGCCCGCCCCTGA
- the rapZ gene encoding RNase adapter RapZ → MDAQDHAPARRSIQDRLADRSGASSPDDDGPRTDTVPFGIPAIDEATPPVPPAQRPEMIIVTGMSGAGRSRAAMALEDLDWYVVDNLPPQLLPALAGMMTTVGAGVHRLAAVVDVRSREFFSHFMRYLTEVREAGTNVRLIFLDASDQALVRRFESSRRPHPLQGTGSILDGIEHERTLLAGLRGTADDIIDTSDYSVHDLARRVRELVATESELALRITVMSFGFKYGLPMDADDVLDVRFIPNPYWVTELRHLTGRDAPVAEYVFRQEGAARFVDSYADLLIPILPRYIDELKPNVTIAVGCTGGKHRSVASAERISARLREAGFKVSTQHRDLGRE, encoded by the coding sequence ATGGACGCCCAGGACCACGCACCCGCACGACGCAGCATCCAGGACCGGCTCGCGGACCGCTCCGGGGCCTCCTCTCCCGACGACGACGGGCCGCGCACGGACACCGTGCCCTTCGGTATCCCCGCCATCGACGAGGCCACCCCGCCGGTCCCGCCGGCCCAGCGCCCCGAGATGATCATCGTCACGGGCATGTCCGGAGCCGGGCGCTCCCGCGCCGCGATGGCCCTGGAGGACCTCGACTGGTACGTCGTCGACAACCTCCCCCCGCAGCTCCTCCCGGCCCTGGCCGGCATGATGACGACGGTCGGCGCCGGCGTCCACCGGCTCGCCGCCGTCGTCGACGTGCGCAGCCGCGAGTTCTTCAGCCACTTCATGCGCTACCTCACCGAGGTGCGCGAGGCCGGCACGAACGTCCGCCTCATCTTCCTGGACGCCTCCGACCAGGCCCTCGTCCGCCGCTTCGAGTCCTCACGCCGTCCGCACCCCCTCCAGGGCACCGGCTCGATCCTCGACGGCATCGAGCACGAGCGCACCCTGCTCGCCGGCCTGCGCGGCACCGCCGACGACATCATCGACACGAGCGACTACTCGGTCCACGACCTCGCCCGTCGCGTCCGCGAGCTCGTCGCCACCGAGTCCGAGCTCGCCCTGCGCATCACGGTCATGTCCTTCGGCTTCAAGTACGGCCTGCCGATGGACGCCGACGACGTCCTCGACGTCCGCTTCATCCCGAACCCCTACTGGGTCACCGAGCTGCGCCACCTCACCGGCCGCGACGCGCCCGTCGCCGAGTACGTCTTCCGGCAGGAGGGCGCCGCGAGGTTCGTCGACTCCTACGCGGACCTCCTCATCCCGATCCTGCCGCGCTACATCGACGAGCTGAAGCCCAACGTCACCATCGCCGTGGGCTGCACCGGCGGCAAGCACCGCTCGGTCGCCTCCGCCGAACGCATCTCCGCGCGGCTCCGCGAGGCCGGCTTCAAGGTCTCCACCCAGCACCGCGACCTCGGACGGGAGTGA
- the purT gene encoding formate-dependent phosphoribosylglycinamide formyltransferase — MSTATPSVPVPSSPVPAVSPGTPWTSSATRVALLGSGEIGKEVAIALMRLGVEVTAIDRYDGAPAQQVAHNALTVDMSDTVALTAAIRSTGASVVVPEIEALATDALVALEEAGEVRCVPTARAARLTMDREGIRRLAAEEVGVPTSPYVFASSLEELCAGVEQVGVPCVVKPVMSSSGHGQSVVRSPDDVERAWTCAAEDGRVDRGRVIVEGFVDFDTEITLLTVRSRDPETGETVTSFCEPIGHQQVDGDYVESWQPQALPPAALERAREVAGAVTEALGGWGIFGVELFIVGEDVLFSEVSPRPHDTGLVTLASQQLSEFELHARALLGLPVDTALRSPGASAVIKSVVESAPGEGVVYEGVAEALAVPSSDLRIFGKPVAHVGRRMGVAVATADDVETARERARTAAGAVRVVRA; from the coding sequence GTGAGCACCGCGACGCCCTCCGTCCCTGTTCCCTCCTCCCCCGTGCCGGCCGTCTCCCCTGGCACCCCCTGGACCTCCTCCGCGACCCGGGTCGCCCTCCTGGGCTCCGGCGAGATCGGCAAGGAGGTGGCGATCGCCCTCATGCGCCTGGGCGTCGAGGTGACCGCGATCGACCGCTACGACGGGGCCCCCGCCCAGCAGGTCGCACACAACGCCCTCACCGTCGACATGTCCGACACCGTCGCCCTCACCGCGGCGATCCGCTCCACCGGCGCGAGCGTCGTCGTGCCCGAGATCGAGGCCCTGGCCACCGACGCCCTCGTCGCCCTCGAGGAGGCCGGCGAGGTCCGCTGCGTGCCCACCGCCCGGGCCGCCCGCCTCACGATGGACCGCGAGGGGATTCGTCGCCTCGCCGCGGAGGAGGTGGGCGTGCCGACGAGCCCCTACGTCTTCGCCTCGAGCCTGGAGGAGCTGTGCGCCGGCGTCGAGCAGGTGGGCGTCCCCTGCGTGGTCAAGCCGGTCATGTCCTCCTCCGGCCACGGCCAGTCCGTCGTGCGCAGCCCCGACGACGTCGAGCGCGCCTGGACCTGCGCCGCCGAGGACGGCCGCGTCGACCGGGGACGCGTCATCGTCGAGGGCTTCGTCGACTTCGACACCGAGATCACGCTCCTCACGGTCCGCTCCCGCGACCCCGAGACCGGGGAGACGGTGACGAGCTTCTGCGAGCCGATCGGGCACCAGCAGGTCGACGGCGACTACGTCGAGTCCTGGCAGCCCCAGGCGCTCCCGCCGGCCGCCCTCGAGCGGGCGCGCGAGGTCGCCGGCGCCGTGACGGAGGCCCTCGGCGGCTGGGGGATCTTCGGCGTCGAGCTCTTCATCGTCGGCGAGGACGTTCTCTTCTCCGAGGTCTCCCCCAGACCCCACGACACCGGACTCGTCACGCTCGCGAGCCAGCAGCTCTCCGAGTTCGAGCTCCACGCCCGCGCGCTCCTGGGCCTGCCGGTGGACACGGCGCTGCGCAGCCCCGGTGCTTCCGCCGTCATCAAGTCCGTGGTCGAGTCCGCGCCGGGCGAGGGCGTCGTCTACGAGGGCGTCGCCGAGGCGCTGGCGGTGCCCTCCTCGGACCTGCGCATCTTCGGCAAGCCCGTCGCCCACGTGGGCCGGCGCATGGGCGTGGCCGTCGCGACCGCCGACGACGTCGAGACCGCCCGTGAGCGTGCCCGGACCGCGGCGGGTGCCGTCCGGGTCGTCAGGGCCTGA
- a CDS encoding glycoside hydrolase family 1 protein: MTTTPPTGPRFPEGFLWGGATAANQIEGAYAEGGKGLSVQDVLPDGGTSPRVDGPTPENLKLEGIDFYHRYAEDIALLAEMGFKAFRLSIAWSRIFPDGDEAEPNEEGLAFYDRVLDELEKHGIEPVVTLSHYETPLHLAEAYDGWTDRRLIGFYERYARTVLERYGHGVRYWLTFNEINSLLHFPFMSGGVNTPLAELSEKDLYQAMHHELVASAAATRAAHEIDPGIRVGCMILAVPFYPLTPEPRDVLAARAAEQQNLAFGDVHVRGAYPGYFLRSLREKGVALDVTEEDRRLLAENTVDFVSFSYYMSACATVTQDVAAGEGNLIGGVPNPTLEASEWGWQIDPVGLRLVLDQYWERWGKPLFVVENGLGARDVLVTGTDGEPTVEDDYRIGYMNDHLVQVAEAIEDGVEVLGYTAWGCLDEVSMSTSQMSKRYGLVYVDRNDDGSGTLARYRKKSFGWYRDVIASRGATLSR; encoded by the coding sequence ATGACCACGACACCGCCCACCGGTCCGCGCTTCCCCGAGGGCTTCCTCTGGGGCGGCGCCACCGCCGCCAACCAGATCGAGGGCGCCTACGCCGAGGGCGGCAAGGGCCTGTCCGTCCAGGACGTCCTGCCCGATGGCGGCACCAGCCCCCGCGTCGACGGCCCCACGCCCGAGAACCTCAAGCTGGAGGGCATCGACTTCTACCACCGCTACGCCGAGGACATCGCGCTGCTCGCGGAGATGGGCTTCAAGGCCTTCCGCCTCTCCATCGCCTGGTCCCGGATCTTCCCCGACGGGGACGAGGCCGAGCCCAACGAGGAGGGCCTCGCCTTCTACGACCGCGTCCTCGACGAGCTCGAGAAGCACGGCATCGAACCGGTCGTCACGCTCAGCCACTACGAGACCCCGCTGCACCTCGCCGAGGCCTACGACGGCTGGACCGACCGCCGCCTCATCGGCTTCTACGAGCGCTACGCACGCACGGTCCTCGAGCGCTACGGGCATGGCGTCCGCTACTGGCTCACCTTCAACGAGATCAACTCGCTCCTGCACTTCCCCTTCATGTCCGGCGGCGTCAACACGCCCCTCGCCGAGCTCTCCGAGAAGGACCTCTACCAGGCGATGCACCACGAGCTCGTCGCCTCCGCCGCCGCCACCCGCGCCGCCCACGAGATCGACCCGGGAATCCGGGTCGGCTGCATGATCCTCGCGGTGCCCTTCTACCCGCTCACCCCGGAGCCGCGCGACGTCCTCGCCGCCCGCGCCGCCGAGCAGCAGAACCTCGCCTTCGGCGACGTCCACGTGCGCGGCGCCTACCCCGGCTACTTCCTGCGCTCCCTGCGCGAGAAGGGCGTCGCGCTCGACGTCACCGAGGAGGACCGCCGTCTCCTCGCGGAGAACACCGTCGACTTCGTCTCCTTCAGCTACTACATGTCCGCCTGCGCCACCGTGACGCAGGACGTGGCAGCGGGGGAGGGCAATCTCATCGGCGGCGTCCCGAACCCGACGCTCGAGGCCTCCGAGTGGGGCTGGCAGATCGACCCCGTGGGCCTGCGACTCGTCCTCGACCAGTACTGGGAGCGCTGGGGCAAGCCGCTCTTCGTCGTCGAGAACGGTCTGGGCGCCCGGGACGTCCTCGTCACCGGAACGGACGGCGAGCCGACGGTCGAGGACGACTACCGCATCGGCTACATGAACGACCACCTCGTCCAGGTCGCCGAGGCGATCGAGGACGGCGTCGAGGTCCTCGGCTACACCGCCTGGGGCTGCCTCGACGAGGTCTCCATGTCGACCTCGCAGATGTCGAAGCGCTACGGGCTCGTCTACGTCGACAGGAACGACGACGGCTCCGGCACCCTGGCCCGGTACCGCAAGAAGTCCTTCGGCTGGTACCGGGACGTCATCGCCTCGCGCGGAGCGACGCTGAGCCGTTGA
- a CDS encoding TOBE domain-containing protein — MRLSARNQLPGTVVAVEKGAVNGVVKIEVAPGVVITSSITNASIEELGLVEGAKASAVIKASAVMVGVED, encoded by the coding sequence ATGAGGCTCTCCGCACGCAACCAGCTCCCCGGCACCGTCGTCGCCGTCGAGAAGGGCGCCGTCAACGGTGTCGTCAAGATCGAGGTCGCCCCGGGCGTCGTCATCACCTCCTCCATCACGAACGCCTCGATCGAGGAGCTCGGCCTCGTCGAGGGCGCCAAGGCCTCCGCGGTCATCAAGGCCTCCGCCGTCATGGTCGGCGTCGAGGACTGA